The segment CGGGTTTCCGGGGTTCCGGGGTTGCGGGGCTGCGGGTTTCCGGGGTTCCGGGGTTGCGCTCTTGCCTCGGGGGCTCCCCTGTGATACCTATTACCTCATGAACAACCAGGCCATGAACAGGATCGCACGCCGGCGAATAGCCCAACTGCTGCAGAGCAGCCCCTCGGAGACCATCCAGGAAGTTCCCGGCTGGGTCCGCACCAAACGGGACTCCAAGAACGTCTGTTTCCTCGAACTCAACGATGGAAGCTCTCTCCAGGGCCTTCAGGCGATCATAGACAAGAGCGCCACCGATCTTCAGAACACCCTGGATCGCCTCCAGACGGGGGCTTCCGTGATTGCCCGGGGAACTCTGGTGGCATCTCCCGGAAAAGGTCAGTCCGTCGAACTGTCCTGCACGGAGCTGGACCTCCTGGGCGAGGCGCCGGCCGAGAGCTACCCCCTCCAGAAGAAACGCCACTCCTTCGAGTTTCTCCGGGAAATTGCCCACCTCCGGGGCCGCACCAATACTTTTGGGGCAGTCATGCGTGTGCGCAACCGCCTCAGCATCGCCGTGCACCAGTTCTTTCAGGAACGGGAGTTTCTGTATCTCAATACTCCCATCATCACTGCCAGCGACGCCGAGGGAGCGGGAGCCCTTTTCCAGGTAACAACCCTGGATGTGAACAACCCGCCGCGCCGGGAGGATGGCTCTCTGGACTACAGCGAGGACTTTTTCGGGAAACCGGCCTATCTCACCGTGAGCGGCCAGCTCAACGCCGAGGCCTACGCCACGGCCCTGGACCGGGTCTATACCTTTGGACCGACCTTTCGGGCAGAGAACTCCAACACCACGCGCCACCTGGCAGAGTTCTGGATGATCGAACCGGAGATGGCTTTCTGCGATCTTGAGGGTAATATGAGCCTGGCCGAGGATTTTGTCCGGTTTCTCCTGAAGGATATACTGGATCGGTGCCCTGAAGACATGGCCTTCTTTGACAAACGAATCGAGCCGGGCATCGTGGAAAGCCTCCGCACAGTTGCCGAGAGCGATTTCCGGAGAATGACCTACACCGAGGCGATCGACGTCCTTGAAAAGAGCGGCCGTTCCTTCTCTTTCTCGCCACACTGGGGGATCGACCTTCAAACGGAGCACGAGAAGTTTCTCACCGAGGACTACGCCCAGGGGCCGGTGATCGTCACTGACTACCCCCGGGAGATCAAGGCCTTCTACATGAAGCAGAACCCTGACGGGAAGACCGTCCGCGCCATGGATGTGCTGGTTCCCCGCCTGGGAGAAATCATCGGAGGAAGCCAGCGCGAAGAGGGGCTTGAACCATTGGAGAAGGCGATCCGCCGTTGCGGCCTCGAGACCGAATCCTATCAGTGGTATCTGGATCTGCGGCGCTTTGGAACGGTGCCCCACGCCGGGTTCGGCCTGGGTTTTGAGCGCCTCGTGCGGTATGTCACGGGAATGCAGAACATCCGCGATGTAATTCCCTTTCCCCGGGCCGTGGGAAGCGCCGAGTTTTAGCCAGTTCCAGGCGGCCCCAGGGCCGCCTGGAATGGTTCTAGCCCTGCCGGACCCACTCCCGCACGCAGGCTACCAGCTCGCGACCTCGCGTGGCGATCAAATCCAGATCGTCTTCTTTTGGAGCACCCAGAAACTCCAGGGGCTCAAGGAAGTCCCAGTTCATCTTGTAGCGCGTCATAATCTCGTCCAGCTCTTTCTGGGCGCCACCGGACCAGCCGTAACTTCCAAACCGGAAGGCCTTCCGGTTCAGGGCTTTCTTTCGGCCTAACTCATCCAGGACCACCGCCATGGGGGCAAACATCTTGTACTCGTAGGTTGGCATGGCCAGAACTACACCGCTGGAACTCCAGACATCGCGGAGGATCTCGGAATAGTGGCTCTGGGGAACCTGGTGCTCGTGAACCGTAACTCCCTCGGCCTCAATCGCTTCAACTATTCTCCGCACTCCCCGCTCGGTATTCCCGTACATGGAGCCCCAGATCACGGTGATCTCTTCCTTGGCAGGCCCCTTGCTATAGGAGGCATATCGCTTGTAGTCGTCGATTATTTTCTGGGGGTTGCTGCGCCAGACGATCCCGTGTCCGGGAGCAATGATCTTGACCGGCAGTTTTTCCGTCTTGGCGATCGCCTTCTGGGTTGGCCCCGAAAAGGGCCCGACAATGTTCGCATAATATCGGCTGGCCTGGCGCTCGAAAAAATCAATCTCCTCCTGCGAAAGTTGATCGTCGTAGGGGGAATCGGTGATCGCGCCAAAGGAACCGAAGGCATCACAGGGGAAGAGTGTTCCCGTCTTGGTATCGAAGGTGGCCATCGTCTCGGGCCAATGGACATTCGGGATCTCTTCGAAGGCGAGAACATGACCGTTTCCCAGATCCAGGGTGTCACCGGACTTGACCACCATTACCTCGTTGTCAATCTCGAAAAAAGCCTTCAGGAGCGCCTGGGCCTTCGCAGTGGTCACAATCTTGAAATCGGGACGGATTTTCTTGAAATCCTCAAGCCATCCCGAATGATCAGGCTCCATATGGTTGATAACCACATAATCGATATCGTTATAATCTATCCCCATTTGGGCAAACTGATCAAAGAGCACCTGCGGGGTGCCGTCCCAGTTGCACACTCCATCGATGATAGCGACCTTCTCGCCCTTTACAATGTAGGAGTTCATGGAGACACCCTCGGGAATCGGCCACATCCCCTCGAAGAGGATGTCCGTGACATTGGCCGAGAGGCGCCAGGTATTTTCGGTAACGTGCGTAGTCTTCATTGGTTAATTTGCTCCGTCCTTGTAGCGTTGTGGAGGATAAGGTACTACCAGAGCAGGCTGGTCATCAAGAAAGCGGGATATCTTTTTCCGCAGCCCCCCTCGGCCTGGGGGGGGTTGCAAGAAACCGGTCCAGGGCATCGGCAAAAGCCTTTTGCTCGCGCTTTCCGAAGGTCACCGCCCTGGTCATGGTCTCAAGCCCCTGGGCACGGATCGCTGCCCGGGCATCGCGCAGGGAACGAAGCTCCCGAATCGAATCCCGCTCAAAGAGCCGCCCCCGGTCGTTCATTACCGGGATACCCAACTCGACCAGACGCTCTGCCAGAGGGATATCCCGCGTAACCACCAGGACAATCCCCCGGGCAGCGACAGTTTCCCGCAAAAGGTAGTCATCGACGTCCTCCTCCTGGATGACCAGCATCTCCAGGAGATCCCCTCCGGTCTTTCCGAGAGGAAGCGCACGGTTGGCGCAGAAACGGACGGGGATGCCCCTCCTCCCGGGAATCCGCTGAAGGATCTCCCGAACCGGCACGGGGCAGGAATCGCCGTCAACCCAGATCTCTACCCCGACAGCAATGGAGTCAGGGTGTTCATGATCGTTCATCACCGGACACCCCGGATACAGAACCCTCAGCTCCGACACGAACCGTGGCGGGCGTGAAAGAAAGCGTTCCTGGAAGAGCCGCGATATACGCCGAGGCAACTCCAGGACCGGAAACGTCCCACTTCTCCGCAGCGTGATCAAGAAAAACCGACTCTCCCGATTCCAGAAGAAGACCATCACAAACAACAGGCCCCTCTGTGGCAAGAAGGATCGCCGGCCCTTCCCGCTTTTCTATCCGGCCCTCCCGGGGCACGCGAACCAGCTCGAACTCCCGGGCTGGTGTAACGTAGACCCGAAGGCCCTGCTGATTGCATCCCGAGGACGGATGGGGCAAAAAACTCTCGAAAGAGAGAATCCGGGCCAGCTCCCGGCAATCCACGTGTTTCTCGGTGCACCCCGAACGCAAGACGTTGTCAGAGTTTGCCATGATCTCCACTCCAGCACCGCGCAGATACGCATGAAGCACCCGAGACCCCAGGAAGACAGCCTCACCGGGTTGGAGATGAAAAAGATTCAGATAAAGCGGCGCGAACGCCCCGGGATCTCCGGGATACTGGCCCAGAAGTTCCCGGACCCACCAGTAGCGGTCCCGGGTTTCGTTGCGCCCCTCCAGGCAGGAACTCAGGGTCCGAACCAAGTCGTCCCGGAAGGAACGGTCGAGACCGCACTCAAGGAGCGCTAGAAAAAGCTTTTCCCAGGTCTCCTCCCGGGGATCCTCAAGAAACGGCTCCAGCGCCTCGTCCAGCAGGGGGTGGTTCAGGCGCGCCAGCGAAGAAGAGAGAACCAGAAACTCCCGGCGCAACTCCTCCAGAGGCCGAAAGCCGCACAACCCCCAGAACTCCGTGAGCGCACAGATGAGTTCCGGCTTGTGGTTCTGGTCTCGATAGGTTCGGAGCGGAGCGTCCCGGGGAACTCCCTGTGCCTCTTCCCGGGCAAATCCCTCCCGAGCCTGCTCCCGATCAGGATGAGCCTGAATGGAGAGCCCCTTGCCCGCAGTCAGAACTTTCAGCAGAAAGGGCAGACCCGGCATATCCTCGCCGGGAGCCTGCAACTCCAGGGACCGGGGCCCCAGCAAAGCGGGAGATTCCGCAAGAAACGAGGCCAGGGAGACCGTCTCTCCCCGGGGGGTTACAATCTGACTTGCCCCGTTCGGGTGCGAGCCCATCCATAATTCCGCCTCGGGGCGCCCCCCCGGGGATCGCCCCTGGATCTTTGCCAGCAAATCAGGGCTTCCCCAAGCATACTGTTTCACCTGATTGATCATTTTATAGTGTGCCACACAGCGATGCTACCGGCCTCTTCAGGTCCGGTCAAGGGTCTTCTCCAGGGCCAAGCTTCACCGTAAGCCAGCCCTGCGCCGTTGCCTCCAGAAGGCCTCACCGGATAGAATAGGGCCGTTATGAAACAATCACAGCTGCAAAAAATTCGGTATACCTACGAACCCAAGCTTCCCCCGGCCATCCGGGGAGATATCGCATCGATCTCCCTTTCCCTGGGAGAACCCACCCAGGCCCTCAGCGATCAGGAGGCCCTGAAAAAAACATTTGCCCACACCTACGGCAAACCCATCGCCACCATGCAGGCCAGCGGCAACAATCCCCAGGCATCGGTGCAGCGCACCGTGGGCGTCATCCTCTCGGGAGGACAGGCCCCAGGCGGTCACAACGTCATTTCGGGCATCTTCGACGCCCTGAAGAAAGCAAACCCCCAAAACAAGCTCCTGGGGTTTCTGGGAGGACCCTCGGGCCTTGTGGAAGACCAGAAAATCGAGATCACCGCTGAATACATGAATGATTTCCGCAACACTGGAGGATTCGATATAATCGGCAGCGGTCGCACCAAGATCGAGACCCCGGAACAGTTCGCCGCAGCCCGAAAAACCTGCCAGACCAACAAGATCGATGCCCTGGTCGTAATCGGCGGTGACGACAGCAACACCAACGCAGCCCTTCTGGCCGAGTATTTTGTTGCCCAGGGAGATCCCGTACAGGTTATCGGCGTACCCAAGACGATCGACGGTGACCTGAAAAACGAATATATCGAGGCATCCTTTGGCTTTGACACCGCCGTGAAGACCTATTCAGAGCTCATCGGCAACATCCAGCGCGACGCCAACAGTGCAAAAAAATACTGGCACTTTATCAAGCTCATGGGTCGCTCGGCCAGCCACATCGCCCTGGAGTGCGCCCTCCAGACCCGGCCCACGGCCTGCATCATCTCTGAAGAGGTGGCCGAAAAGAAACAAACCCTCCAGCAGATCGTCTCCTCCCTGGCAGAAATCGTGGCAAAGCGCGCCGAAGGAGGTGAAAACTTTGGCGTCGTCCTGATTCCCGAAGGCCTGATCGAGTTCATTCCCGAGATGGGGCGCCTGATTTCCGAAGTGAACGATCTCCTGGCTATTCACAGCACGGAGTTCTCCGGAATATCCGGACCCGACGAACAAGCCCGCTGGCTTTCCGGAAAGCTGAGCACCGAGAGCGCACCGGTTTTCACCTCTCTGCCCCGGGATATCCAGCACCAGCTCCTGATGGATCGCGATCCCCACGGAAACGTTCAGGTCTCCCGAATCGAGACGGAGAAGCTCCTGATCCAAATGGTGAGCGAAGAACTCAACGAACGAGCCCGGACAGGGTCCTACCAGGGCATATTCAACGCGCTGAACCATTTCTTTGGCTACGAGGGTCGTTGCGCCTTCCCCAGCAATTTTGACGCCGACTACACCTACTCCCTGGGATACAGCGCGTTTGTGCTGATCGCCAACGGTCTCACGGGCTATCTCTCCAGCGTCCGGAAGATCGCTCAACCTGCCAGTGAGTGGGTTGCAGGCGGCATCCCCCTGACAATGATGATGAACATGGAGCAACGCCACGGCGAGAAGAAACCGGTTATCAAGAAAGCTCTGGTAGAACTGGAAGGGGCTCCCTTTACCTATTTCGCCCGCCATCGGGACGAATGGGCAACCCGAACATCCTTCGTCTATCCTGGCGCCATCCAGTACTACGGACCCGACGAGATCTGTAACCAGCCCACGATCACCCTGCGGCTTGAACAGGGCCTGGAGGCCTGACCGGCAGAACCGCTGCGTCCTTCCCGGACGTAGCAAAATTAAGCCCCGGGCACAAGGACCCGGGGCTTTTTATCCTGCCGATACCGGCCTCCCCTACTCCTCGGGAGAGCCCTTGAGAACCGAAAGAAACGCCGACTGGGGCAGCTCCACGTTCCCCACAGTCTTCATTCGCTTCTTGCCTTCCTTCTGTTTTTCCAGAAGCTTTCGCTTCCGGCTGATATCACCACCGTAGCATTTGGCGGTCACATCCTTTCTCAGAGCCGGGATCGTCTCCCGGGCAATAACAGTTCCCCCGATTGCCCCCTGGATGGGCACCTTGAACTGATGCCGGGGAATCTCCTGTCGCAACTGCTTGCAGGCAGCCCGGGCGCGGCGCTCGGCGTTTCCCCGATAGACCAGCATGGAGAGGGCATCCACGGGCTTGCCATTCACCAGAATATCCAGTCGCGCGAGCTGGACCGGCCTGCGATCGATGAGCTCGTAGTCAAATGACGCATAGCCTCGCGAAAGAGATTTCAGGTTATCATAGAAATCAAAGAGAACCTCCGCCAGCGGCATCTCGAAGACGAGTTCGACCCGGGAGGTATCGAGATAGATCATATCTTTCTGAATGCCCCGGCGGTCGTTGCAGAGGCTCAGCATCGGCCCCAGATAGGTATCGGGAGTAATGATCGAGGCCCGGATAAAAGGCTCCATGGCAAGCTTGATCGTCCCCGGATCCGGATAATCCATGGGACTGTCCACCAGAAGCCTGGTCCCGTCGTTCAGTTCGATCTCGTATTCAACCGACGGAGCCGTCAGGACCAGGTTCAGATCAAACTCCCGCTCGAGTCGCTCCTGGATGACCTCGAGATGGAGCATTCCCAGAAAGCCGCAGCGGAATCCGAATCCCAGGGCTGCGGAATTATCCTTCTCGAAGACCAGCGAGGCATCGTTGAGGCGAAGTTTATCCATGGCCTGAACAAGCCCCTGGTACTCGTTCGTGTCAACAGGGTAAATGGAAGAGAACACCACAGGCTTCACTTCCCGAAAACCGGGAAGCGCAGTCTTGCACCGCGCGTCGGGACGCGTCACGGTATCACCCACCCGAACATCACGGATGGTCTTGATTCCGGCAATAAGATACCCCACATCACCAGCCGAGAGTTGCCCCGTTTTCTCCAGGGCGATCTTGAAACGGCCGATCTCCTCCACCTCGTACTGGAGTCCACTGGACCACATCTCAATGGTATCGCCCGGTTTCAGCGTGCCGTCAAAGACGCGCAGGTGAACGATAACCCCGCGATAGGGATCGTAATGGCTGTCAAAGACCAGGGCCTGAAGCGGTTTCTCGGGTTCTCCGGCGGGAGCGGGAATATGCTCTACAATGGCCCGCAGCAGGTCCTCCACACCCTGGCCGGTCTTTCCACTCACCAGGACGGCCTCGTCGGGATCAAGACCCAAATCATGGTTGATCTGATGGAGGCAGTTATCGATATCGGCGGCCGGCAAATCGATCTTGTTGATCACCGGTATAATATGAAGGTCGTGATCGAAGGCAAGATAGAGGTTGCTCAAGGTCTGGGCCTCCACGCCCTGTGCCGCATCGATAAGCAACACAGCGCCTTCGCAGGAAGAGATAGCCCGGGAGACCTCGTAGGAAAAATCTACGTGACCCGGTGTATCAACCAGATTAAGGAGGTATAACCCGTCCTCGAACTCCACGGGAAGAGTGACAGCCTGGCTTTTGATCGTGATTCCCCGTTCACGCTCAATGTCCATGGAGTCCAGGAGCTGATCACGGAAATCCCGCTCTTCCACAATTTTGGAGCGCTGGATAAAACGATCAGCCAGGGTAGATTTGCCATGATCAATGTGTGCAATAATGCAAAAATTACGGACGTTCCTTTGGTTCATCAAGATGCAGTTGTACTACGCTGCACGGGAGGATTGCAAGCGCACCGAAGCAACACCCCCAGGGACACGGAACGCCCGGGTATCAGAGGATCCTGGAGACCCCGCGCTGTCCCGCGCGGCGAGGAGATCAGAGAGCGAAGCCGAGCTGGGCCATCGTTGCAAAGAGCTTTTGTTGCTCGATGGGCTTCACCAGATACGCATCGGCCTCGCCATGGTAGTAGGCATCCACCACGTTTCGGGGATCACCCAGGGCGGTGGTCATGATGACCGAGACCCGGTCCTTATGGTGGACGCCGATTGATTCCTCGAACTTCCGGATTTCCTGAAGTGCCTCATGACCGTCCATATTCGGCATCATGATATCCAGCAAGATCAGCTCATAGGGGGTTTTCTCCTCCCAGGCAAGCTGGAACGCCTGGACCGCTTCGTCCCCGTCGACAACCACATCGACATACACCTCGGGCATCCCCTGGAACAGAGCCTGAAGGAACCTCCGGCTGCCAAAATCATCTTCCACTATCAGAATCCGCATGGGCTCTCTCCTTGCACATAGTCTGTATCCATACACTTAACCGATACCATGAATTGCCTCTGTTATCACCGATCGGGCACCCCGGATATTTCCTCTCCGAAGAAGCAGATAGACCCGGAAAAAAACTTCGGAGTTACCCAACCCCGGCGTGCTTTTACCCTCCAGGGCATGACGCTGCCTTTTTGCGTAGGCAGCCGCTTCGGAGACCTTCTCCTGATCAAGAAGATCCAGCAGCCGCTTGAAGGGCTCGGGAACGGGGGGCGCCTCTGGCAGTTCTTCCTGATTTTTCCCGGAACCTCCCGGGTTCGGATCGGCCCAGGAAGAATCCTCGCACCCCCGGGAAAGGACCGAGATGATAGATCGGGCCGTTACAGGCTCGGCCACGTAACAGAGTGAATCCCCGTGCCCCGAGAGGCTTCTACGTTCACGGGCAGGGCCGATAACTATTACCCGCTCCGCTACACCACCCCATTTCCCGGAATCTCCCCTGTCTGCGGGGTCATCTCCTTCTCCGGCTCCTTCTCCGGAAACCCGGCCGGAGGCGCATGTCCTGTATTCATCAAACCCCAAGAGGAGCACTCCTCCAGGGGGAAGATCTTCCTCCCTTGCCACCACTGCTCCGCCATAGCGGGTGATCCAGGGGGTAATAACCCTGCTGATGAGATGGTCCGACACAGCCACGGTGATCCCTGAGAAATCAGGCATCAGTTCGGGATCATCCTCAAGACAAGTCGGGAGAGTCAGAGAGCAGCACGCCCGAGTTCCTCCGTTTTCCCGGGACTGAAGCGTAATATCCCCCCCCATGGCGTGGGCAAAGC is part of the Alkalispirochaeta americana genome and harbors:
- a CDS encoding FprA family A-type flavoprotein — its product is MKTTHVTENTWRLSANVTDILFEGMWPIPEGVSMNSYIVKGEKVAIIDGVCNWDGTPQVLFDQFAQMGIDYNDIDYVVINHMEPDHSGWLEDFKKIRPDFKIVTTAKAQALLKAFFEIDNEVMVVKSGDTLDLGNGHVLAFEEIPNVHWPETMATFDTKTGTLFPCDAFGSFGAITDSPYDDQLSQEEIDFFERQASRYYANIVGPFSGPTQKAIAKTEKLPVKIIAPGHGIVWRSNPQKIIDDYKRYASYSKGPAKEEITVIWGSMYGNTERGVRRIVEAIEAEGVTVHEHQVPQSHYSEILRDVWSSSGVVLAMPTYEYKMFAPMAVVLDELGRKKALNRKAFRFGSYGWSGGAQKELDEIMTRYKMNWDFLEPLEFLGAPKEDDLDLIATRGRELVACVREWVRQG
- the lepA gene encoding translation elongation factor 4; the protein is MMNQRNVRNFCIIAHIDHGKSTLADRFIQRSKIVEERDFRDQLLDSMDIERERGITIKSQAVTLPVEFEDGLYLLNLVDTPGHVDFSYEVSRAISSCEGAVLLIDAAQGVEAQTLSNLYLAFDHDLHIIPVINKIDLPAADIDNCLHQINHDLGLDPDEAVLVSGKTGQGVEDLLRAIVEHIPAPAGEPEKPLQALVFDSHYDPYRGVIVHLRVFDGTLKPGDTIEMWSSGLQYEVEEIGRFKIALEKTGQLSAGDVGYLIAGIKTIRDVRVGDTVTRPDARCKTALPGFREVKPVVFSSIYPVDTNEYQGLVQAMDKLRLNDASLVFEKDNSAALGFGFRCGFLGMLHLEVIQERLEREFDLNLVLTAPSVEYEIELNDGTRLLVDSPMDYPDPGTIKLAMEPFIRASIITPDTYLGPMLSLCNDRRGIQKDMIYLDTSRVELVFEMPLAEVLFDFYDNLKSLSRGYASFDYELIDRRPVQLARLDILVNGKPVDALSMLVYRGNAERRARAACKQLRQEIPRHQFKVPIQGAIGGTVIARETIPALRKDVTAKCYGGDISRKRKLLEKQKEGKKRMKTVGNVELPQSAFLSVLKGSPEE
- a CDS encoding DUF188 domain-containing protein, giving the protein MNDHEHPDSIAVGVEIWVDGDSCPVPVREILQRIPGRRGIPVRFCANRALPLGKTGGDLLEMLVIQEEDVDDYLLRETVAARGIVLVVTRDIPLAERLVELGIPVMNDRGRLFERDSIRELRSLRDARAAIRAQGLETMTRAVTFGKREQKAFADALDRFLATPPRPRGAAEKDIPLS
- a CDS encoding diphosphate--fructose-6-phosphate 1-phosphotransferase, whose amino-acid sequence is MKQSQLQKIRYTYEPKLPPAIRGDIASISLSLGEPTQALSDQEALKKTFAHTYGKPIATMQASGNNPQASVQRTVGVILSGGQAPGGHNVISGIFDALKKANPQNKLLGFLGGPSGLVEDQKIEITAEYMNDFRNTGGFDIIGSGRTKIETPEQFAAARKTCQTNKIDALVVIGGDDSNTNAALLAEYFVAQGDPVQVIGVPKTIDGDLKNEYIEASFGFDTAVKTYSELIGNIQRDANSAKKYWHFIKLMGRSASHIALECALQTRPTACIISEEVAEKKQTLQQIVSSLAEIVAKRAEGGENFGVVLIPEGLIEFIPEMGRLISEVNDLLAIHSTEFSGISGPDEQARWLSGKLSTESAPVFTSLPRDIQHQLLMDRDPHGNVQVSRIETEKLLIQMVSEELNERARTGSYQGIFNALNHFFGYEGRCAFPSNFDADYTYSLGYSAFVLIANGLTGYLSSVRKIAQPASEWVAGGIPLTMMMNMEQRHGEKKPVIKKALVELEGAPFTYFARHRDEWATRTSFVYPGAIQYYGPDEICNQPTITLRLEQGLEA
- a CDS encoding response regulator, translating into MRILIVEDDFGSRRFLQALFQGMPEVYVDVVVDGDEAVQAFQLAWEEKTPYELILLDIMMPNMDGHEALQEIRKFEESIGVHHKDRVSVIMTTALGDPRNVVDAYYHGEADAYLVKPIEQQKLFATMAQLGFAL
- the asnS gene encoding asparagine--tRNA ligase, coding for MNRIARRRIAQLLQSSPSETIQEVPGWVRTKRDSKNVCFLELNDGSSLQGLQAIIDKSATDLQNTLDRLQTGASVIARGTLVASPGKGQSVELSCTELDLLGEAPAESYPLQKKRHSFEFLREIAHLRGRTNTFGAVMRVRNRLSIAVHQFFQEREFLYLNTPIITASDAEGAGALFQVTTLDVNNPPRREDGSLDYSEDFFGKPAYLTVSGQLNAEAYATALDRVYTFGPTFRAENSNTTRHLAEFWMIEPEMAFCDLEGNMSLAEDFVRFLLKDILDRCPEDMAFFDKRIEPGIVESLRTVAESDFRRMTYTEAIDVLEKSGRSFSFSPHWGIDLQTEHEKFLTEDYAQGPVIVTDYPREIKAFYMKQNPDGKTVRAMDVLVPRLGEIIGGSQREEGLEPLEKAIRRCGLETESYQWYLDLRRFGTVPHAGFGLGFERLVRYVTGMQNIRDVIPFPRAVGSAEF
- the manA gene encoding mannose-6-phosphate isomerase, class I; protein product: MAHYKMINQVKQYAWGSPDLLAKIQGRSPGGRPEAELWMGSHPNGASQIVTPRGETVSLASFLAESPALLGPRSLELQAPGEDMPGLPFLLKVLTAGKGLSIQAHPDREQAREGFAREEAQGVPRDAPLRTYRDQNHKPELICALTEFWGLCGFRPLEELRREFLVLSSSLARLNHPLLDEALEPFLEDPREETWEKLFLALLECGLDRSFRDDLVRTLSSCLEGRNETRDRYWWVRELLGQYPGDPGAFAPLYLNLFHLQPGEAVFLGSRVLHAYLRGAGVEIMANSDNVLRSGCTEKHVDCRELARILSFESFLPHPSSGCNQQGLRVYVTPAREFELVRVPREGRIEKREGPAILLATEGPVVCDGLLLESGESVFLDHAAEKWDVSGPGVASAYIAALPGTLSFTPATVRVGAEGSVSGVSGDERS